In the Drosophila teissieri strain GT53w chromosome 3R, Prin_Dtei_1.1, whole genome shotgun sequence genome, CAGCTTGTCTGCCAGCCAAGCCCACAATTCGGTCTTTAAAGCTGGGGATCCTCCTTTAAGGGCATCGGCTATCATTTCGCTCTCAAAGAATTCCTTATAGCCACCTTTCTCGCCAAAACTATTAATGCAGTTAAGGGCAGCGGCTCTTACAAAGCTCTTGTTATCACCCAGAGCGTGTAAAAATCCAGGGAACAAGGTCCGCACGTGGTTTCGACACCCAGCCCCCATGGCCGTGGCAAGCTGCTCGCAAATGGCAAGTGTTGTTTGGGCAATCTTAGCATTGGAATCTACCAGACGGTGAGCCAGAGCAGGAGCCAAGTCGCCAATGCTGGGTTTGATAAGACGCGCCTCTGAAATAAGTGCCTGCAGCTTAGTCAGACCTTCGTTGCGAGTCTTCCAGTCCTTGTCGGACATCTCCTTCAGCAGTGCCTCCGTAATCTGTGGAGCAATGTCAACGCGTGGTAGAAGATCTGCCATGTTAATGGGCTCCTCTTCTCCGGCTGCCCCACCATCATCGTCCTCATTGTCCGGGGAATTATCGCCGGATCCACCGCTGCTACGTTGAACTCCTCTAACAGGCTTGGGTGGTTTTTCGCCCACATTCTTGTCGAACTCTACCTGGATCTGAGACTTTAGTGCAGGCTTCTCGCTGTCGAAGAACATCATTAGAGCTTTGCCCATATACATAGACATGGTGCCCACCAACTGAATGGCGGAGGCACGAACCGTTGGGTTCGTGCTCTGCACGCCTTTTCGTACATCCTCAATAAGTGTCTTTGGCTGTAGTTGGAAGCCAAACTCTGTGATTGACTTGCCCACCCAGTTAAAGGCCTCTGATTGTACTTTAGGCGATTTTTGCTCGAAAGCAAAGCTCAACACTTTGCCCACAACGTACTCCAGTTTAGTGGCTTCGGCAAAGGCCGACAAAACAtcggcagctgctgcaccGTTTTTGGCGTCTGCTAGCTTCTCGGTTATTTCGTTAATCACCAGATCAACGGTTGTCGTCGTCAGCGGATAATTTTCAGCCACACTGCGGATTATGTCTAGCTTAAACTTGAGTACTTGGAAATTCATTTCTTTGAGGCCCGGCTTGCGTCCACTGATTGTTCGGATCAGGATCTGTGATATGCCAGCCTGTTTTGCATCAAAGCCTGTTATTTCGCCCAGGAGCTGTTCCACAGCAGCAAGGCGGTTCTTCCAGTTGGAGTCCACCAACCCATTAAGTATGTCGGATGGCAAAATTTCCTCGGATTTTTCCTGCAAGTCCTCGGGGGTTAATTCGCGTTCCGTGGCTAGAGGTTTTCCACCCGCTTTtgaagctgcagcaggagcagatgTAGCTCCCCCTCCACCAACAGCCGCCGGCTTTTTCAATACCTTACGGGCTCCTGTGGTGGCCGGTCGGGCTACTGGCTTAGGATCCACACTACCACCCTTTGCAGGAGCAGCCGCTTTCGCAGTCGGTGCGGATGCAGGTCGTGCCTCCTTCTTGGGACCTGCAACctttattttgatttccgCCTTGTCATGGCACTCCTTTATCTTCGCCATTTTTAGTGGATCAACGTCGGCTAGCAAGGGAGTCACCGCTTTGTCTCCCATTAACTTCATCAAAGTACCAAGAGCTTCGGCGCTGCTGTCGCGGACAGTTGGATCTGGCTCGTTCAGCGTTTTCACTAAACTGGTCGTTAGTAGCTTAAGTAGCTTCTTGTTTAGCGCGGTTGGTTGGGTGCGGGTTAGGGCACGGGCCAAAAACAAGGCCGTTTCGGACTTCACACTTGGATTTTTGTTGGCCAGGGACTCCACAATGGACTCTTGCTGGGCCTCTAGAGAAGTGGAGGCGTAAACGGCATCGATAGCCTCACGCAGTGCTGTCACAACATTAggtttcttttctttaaatttctCCAACAGGGATGGGACACAAGCCTGAAGTAGAAGaatgtacacatatataagGGCGTTATTTGGGAAAAGGTATGAATTACTTACGGATGCGTAGTTTGAGAAGCGCTTGGCCAATCCTTTGGCTAGCAGGGCTAGACATTTTCCGGCCATTGCAACGAGGACTACGTTGGAGTCCTTGGTAATAACCTTCTTGAGAGCGCTCACCAGCGTTCCATACTCGCCATTCTCAAGCTTGGGATGGTCCGTGAGCAGCTTCTCCAGGACCTCCAGAGATTCCTTGCGCAGAGTCCACTTCTTTTCCTCCAGCTTATCGTAGAAGTCCTTGGGCATTTTGGAGAGAATGTCAACGGGGTCTAGAAGATCCATAGGATCGATTTCCTCAACGCCAGCCTCGCCATCCTCTTCTGCatacgaaaacaaaaattaaattaatatttcaatgcTTTCGTAATAGAGGAGTCCATACCATTATAGGCATCTTCGGTCGCTGCGGCGTCGGCGATCTTCGCTTGTTTTTCCTGCTGGGACTTTAGATATCTAAAAGAAAGAGTGTTTCAGCAAAGTAGTAACAGGGGGAAATCTTTCAACATACCTGGAGGGTTCAACGCGTTCGCCTTTGAGTTTGTCGAACTCATCCTCCAGTTCCTTGAGCGTTACCTGGGGTAACGTTGAGATCTGTGCCTTCATGGCAGCTCCGATCCAACGGTAAATTTCTACAGCCAGCTGCTTGCCCTCATCTCGAACCGCCTTGTCTCGGTCAGACATCAGCGGGGCAAGTTTTTTAATCAACGGCTTGACGCCGATCACCTTGTGTCCGAATTCCCGAAGGGCCAGTGTGGTAGCTGCCACGCAGGCGGACACAATCTTAGGATTCTTCGCCTCCATACCCTTAACCAGCTCTTCGACGACGGCATCCTGCTTCTCTATCTCCACATACATGAGTGCAACTTGGACGGAAAGCTCCTTGGTTTTTGTCTTTGGCGCCGCAATGCACTTCTGTACGATGCCAGTCATCACGTCGCCTACTGTGCGTCCGGCCAGGCCGCTGTTCTCCACAAAGATGAGGGCCGCTTCTAGACCCTTTTCCTGGGCCAGGGCATTGGAATCCACCACCATCTTTTTTATAAGTCCTGCGAATTTAGACCATTCCGGCGACTTCTCGTCATCTAACTCGCGAAAAATCTTTGCGGCCTCCTCATAACCATCGACGCGGGCTTTCCATAGTTTATGGACACACCGCTCCTCCACCGGCAACTTCTTGTACTCCGTATCCTCGGCCATGGTGTCGTGTTGCGTACGCTACTCGATTCGGAGTGAGCAGCGGGTTCTCCTCAATGGTCTCGGGCGCAAGCAGTTGTCTCAACCAACATTCTacggaaaaaaaataatatgtataaaaagcAACTCAaatcgaaatatttttaaacaaaaaaactagTTAAATCCCAACGAAGCAGAACTATTCTGGATGTCAGGAGTCATCGAgctaatgttttaaaattgagcTTAATAGTCTATGAAATACCGAAGGCCAAGGAATCAGCATCATCCATCCGTTCCGCTCAAGGGGCGGCAAAAACTAAATGGGTCGGCCATATTTAGATTGTCGTTCTCTAAGTGCagttatttggcaaatagaaacagaaatagGAGAGTGTAAATTTGGATTTTCGGAAAAGGTTGGTGGGCTTGTCACCCAGGATGGGTGATATCATGTCTCTGAAAAGCGCGTTTTATTCAGACAATAAATCAGGGGCAGGGCAACACCTACCCCACCTCCCCCTGCACCAACGCTAAAAAAAGGTGACACAGACGCACACGCAAGCCTGCGACTGATTCAGGCGTGGATTTCCCATCACTCCAATTTATTATTCATGCATTTGCCCCATCAATACTGTTTGGATGCGTCCCTGGGTTAGATTTACTGTGCTCCAGTTCCAGTAGAGCATTATTCAAGTCGGACATGCCCGCGCTGTgtttctccctctctcttccTCTCGCTCTTTCAATCTTATTCTTAAGCGCTCTTTTAAGCTCTCACGCACACCGACGCCTTCAAGTTCGAATTAACGGATCGTACcgcaggcaacaacaaatgtttcTCCTGTGGGCTGTGCGTCTGGAATATGACGTCGTTTACCGTTCCAGCCAACCGCTAATGGTTGCTGCGACTATCAATTTCCAGTGGCTGCAACTTGAGAGCCGCAGATGAACCACATATCAACCATTTTAGCGACAAACAAATAGCAACGCCCTGGAACAAAATCGCGATGCACCCGAGTGCATTCCGGTACACGCACTAGCACACTCACCATCAGAATTGCAATCCAAGTACCGCCGTAGATTGGTGATTGGACAAGAGGCTGAGGGGCGGACAGCTGGCCAGGGACAGCGGTTTAAAAGGGCTGCGCAATGCAATAACTTCGATTTTTCGCAGGCGACACGCACCAACACTAACACACGGCACAACACAGAACACGCACACTAATCTGACAAAGACACACCGACGGGCGTTTTTCCGGGATGCCAAGCAATGTAGCAACAATAAAGAATAACTTAACTACGTTTCCAGCACTTCGAGGCACTTTTGTGCAGCGGAATTCACTTGGTTTTGCGagaggtaaataaataataattttcgcAGTTCTTCAACAGCGTCGTTCCGCCGTTCCAGTGTGACCGCTGCTCACATTTGTAGCATTCCCTGAAGCCCTGAATTAGTGTGCCTGGGTGGGAAACTAGGATACTAGGTACGCGCcaaattttaaacatatatattcacTACTTATTTGACCAACATGGATTCAAAACGTGTAtcgcaaattattttcaaataaaaaaaatatttaatatgtttggGAGCAAATTCTTTTTGTGTAATCATTTATGACCACACCTGTATGTAATAAATCCCTCTGTAAGTCAACAGGACATAAGCATCAGCATCAAAAAACCATTTGTATAAAtgttatgtattatttattgtgcCATCGCTTTCGACGCGCGTGATCTCCAGAAGATGAATAGTGTGCCCACCCATAAATTCTAGCAGATCCACACCCGACTCCTTGCCAATGTCGTCCATGCTTATGGGCAAAGCCTGCAGCTTCCACTTCTTGAGGAGCGCCTCGATGGACCAGTCGGCGCTCCGCTCCTGGTATGTGAATATAAATTTGGCTCCGGCATTTCGCTCCAGCAGAAAGGCAACTGTGACCACGATATCCTCGAACACGCTGGGATCGTAGAAGCAGTCTGCTGCAATGATAAGGTCCAAAGGCGGCAGCCGGAACACACTGTTCAGCAACAGGCCCCAACTCAGACCTACCACATCGATGTCAACGCCCGGCTGCAGCTGATTGGCCTGGCAGGACTTTCGGATATGGGCCAGTGACTTTGGCAGAATGCAGTTGTCGGTAAGTACCACCTGAGCGCGGCACTTGGCGGCCAGGATGCCGGGCAGGGCGGTGCCGCTCCCCAGCTCCAGGATGCGCTTCCCGGCCAATGTCTGTCGTCGCTCCCACAGAAAATGCGCTAGGATTGGAGCGCACGGCCACGTGTAGAAGGAGTAGGCTCCCTGAAGCAGCTGTAGGTGGATTTACAATACGTTAGTTACTACAAGAACACATGGTTCTAAGGATTACCTCGGGTATTTTGATCTCCAGTCGCTCAGCGGGTGATCCGCTGAAGACGAACTTGCGGATATGCTCGGCGGTGGCTGTGGCCGCCACAATGTCGTTGTCCTCGCTGCCGCTCTTCATGTGGAAACGCATCTTAGCTCAAGCATGCAGGagtattactttttttttcactaAACTGAAGCTATTTTTCAGAGTTTTGTTTACAACCTGTTTGATTAGCGATGCCACTTCTCTGCGATAATTTTATCGATAATCATTGAGGTGAGCGAAGCAAATAGTTACCAAACATTCCATGCGTGACTTGAGTAGcagttgaaaattaaatattaaacgaGTTCTCATAtgattaaaatcaaaatgttgGTATACatgcaatttataaaaatttggGGGTATCCCAACTAGTGTTGTTTAATgcaaaattttcattttattttaaagtgttCGTTGCTGAGCGCGCCCCCTACTTGTGACCGCAGGTGCTGCTGAACGCTGTAGTAAGTGCACGAGAACTCGACAATCGCACATCTCTAATGATCGGTTCGAAGTGTTGAATTTCCCTGTGCCATGGAAGGATTAAgattcttagaaaaataaaatctgcACATAAAAGAAAGCTAGACAAGAACAACACGATGATCTTCTGGGGGAACTGGGAGCGGTGCGAGAAACTGGGCCAGGGCGGATTTGGCGAAGTGATCCACTGGCGAAACCGGACTACGGGCCGTGAAATTGGTGAGCTATAAACATCTAATGGTCCAACACAAATGTTCATTTGTATGTGGACATGTGCAATTCCTAGAAACGGCGCTGCAAGCGTTTTCAGGTGCTGCACTGATACTGATAGCGGGGCCGCCCGCGCAAATTTACGCTTGTGTGGTCCCCGGATGAGATAGCTTATAGCCTTTCGGCTGAGTCAGCCGAAAGCCAAACTGTGCGTCGCAGATACTTATAAAGTTCAGTGTTTGTTTATCTTCCACTTAGCCACCAAGCACATTAAGGAGTTGGAGTCCCTGGGTGCCGATCAGCAAGTCAAGCTTAGCGAGCGTTGGAACAAGGAGTTAAACTGGTCCCGCCAGTTTCAATACTTTCCCCACATTGTGGCTGGCGTGATCCTGGACAACGAGGATCCGGCATTTTTGGACTACTTGAATGCAATGCACAAGTTGCCTGTGATTGTGTTGGAATACTGTAACGGAGGAGACGTGAGGAAGCTTCTACAGAGCCAGGAGAATGCTAATGGTCTGACGGAATTCGAGGTGCGACAGATCCTGGGCGCCCTACGCCAGGCCTTGCATTTCCTGCACTCGCAGTGTGGGATTTGCCATCGAGATTTGAAGCCGGACAACATAGTAATCCAACGGGGAACTGATGGCAAGAAAGTCTATAAGCTTACCGATTTTGGACTCGCTCGAGGAACTCCCGACCAGACCATGGTACAGAGCGTGGTAGGCACCCGTCACTACTTCGCCCCAGAAGTGGTGGCGACGGGTTGTTACAACTCGGCCGTGGACTACTGGTCCCTCGGAATAATTGCGTACGAGCTGGCCACTGGTGAGCTGCCTTTCATCCCCCATCAAAccccaaaaaacattttagtcAATCTGATGAATAAGCCCGCCGAATGCATTGCTATCACGGAGGATCCAGAGAATAATAGTCGTTTTGTGAATCAGTTCCAACTGCCACAGGAGCATCATTTGTCGGTGCCCTGGGCTGCTACGTTCACAAAATGGTTACGCAGCCCGCTTAACTCAAACTACAAGGAACGCGGCCAACTAGCAACTGATGAGGTACAATCAGTTCCAGTCGTCTTCGCTGAGCTGGACAAACTACTCAATATAAAGGTGCTAACTATTTTTGCTGTTAACTACTGCAAACGACTTGAATACGCGGTCTCGGAGGAGATGACTATGAAGGATCTAATTGGCTTGATTGTCAAGGACACCGGAATGGACGGAAAGGATCTTTACTCCGTGCTGCCAACTTCCCATCCGCACAAAAAGATTACGCCTGAAAGTCCGCCTTTGCATTTGTATGTGGAGGAGTGGAGTGACACAAGCAAAGATTCACAAAAGTGGAATAAGCGTAGCAATCCACCTGTAATGATGTACATCTTTCAAGGCAAGGAAGAGTGTGAATACAGTGAACCACAAGTCAATCTATCGGTTCTCGCTCGGAAGTTTCTTGCAAACAAGATTAAGTCGGGGGAAAGATGGCTGCAAAAACGTGTGGTCTTGGATGTACTCCATATGCTTACCAAGGAGCAAGCTAACTATGAAATGTTTGTGTCAGCAATAAACGAGCGTGCGCTGTCACTGGAAGACGAAATGATTGAAAATTCGATCATAGACAGCAGCATCGATAAGCAGCTTCACATAATCTCTTTTGCCTACGATCAGCTTATAAGTTTGCAAAAAGAAGCCCAAGCTAAGATTCCGTCCTTTCAGGTAGCAATTCCCACTATTCTAGTTAATTCCGTACTAATTCTGTCTTCTTCCAGCTTAACAGAAGCGTACAGTTGGAGAAGCTTACGCACAATTACGATGCCATTATACAAATTGCGAAATCCATTAGGTCTCACTTGGACGCCTCCTTGCGGGGAGCCCAAAGCATGGTTAAAAGCACCAGTCAACTACTGAAGGGGGTGTACGAGAAAGATCTATTCGATTGGTAAggtatttatataaaacagcCCCCCAATATAATGAAgtccttttctttttaacttCTTAGCAATCGATTTTATAAGGAATATCTCTGCAATGGCGCGAAAATTTCACCGTCAGGTTTGAAGAAAGTCGCCGAGCAGTTCGCAACCACTCGTTCCCAGCTTTATAACAAGGGCGAGGCTAGATCCCTGTCCAAGTCTATCGATCGCCTGCACTACCTTTATTATAAAAGCAAAGAGTCCATACCGGCCCTCCTACAAAAATTTTGCGACATCAAGAAAGAGATATTTGAGCTTCACTTGCAGATGTTGATGCCAACCTCTGTCACACAATATCCGATTCTTGAGCTAAGCTCAGCGATGGACCGCCTTACTATGAGCTCTAGCTTACCCAGCTCGGGTCCATTTGACTCTTTAGGCACGATAAATGCTATCGAAGAGGCTGAAAGGATTAACAAGATGtaagtaaatattaaatactttattaGGTATTTACTAATTAGTCATTTGTTTTAACAGGCTTGTTTGTGAAATGGACATTGCTCGCTATTAGTGTGCATTCTGGTCGACcagaaatttgtatttgattttaatcaaAATCGCATCAATATTTGTCTATTCGAAGTCGttgaaatatgtattttggttttattttgttatcgCCGGCTCACCCAattggcaatttatttatgtagctttattagttttataaaaaCATGGCATGCTCTCATTTTGAAacgaattttattttgtttagtaATATGCTTATCTGCTCTGTGTTATGAGCACTGAAATAAATGACAATGCTTATTAAAAATTGAAGTATTTTTACTAGCTCCGCTTTTGGGCTGGACAATCCGAATGTTTACATTACTTAATTTCTATTCGCGGTATCGGGAAATGGTGCATTTGGTATTGGTCTGCTTTCCAGATGTCTATGTTCCTATATCACTACCtggtatatatttaaacaacaGTGTAtaatatgataaatatatttatatacatatatattttataaatgtgTGACAGGTCGTAAAGCCTAGCTTAAATTTCtcacaattttattttgtttttttcaaaaGCATATACACAACAGCTGATAAAGTGAAAGTATTATTCTATTAGCTAAAAGACAAAGAACAACTtgttgatatatatataacagaCTGCTTAATTTCTGAATAAACAGCTGTATATAGCTTGGCTTGGTCAATTGAAATGAAACTTGCTGAGGATTGCAATGTCACGGGAAATTGCACATGCGGCAGAACAGAGAATTAGTCGGCTTTTGGCCATGCCAGACGTGGCTATAAAAGCGAATCGAGCAACTGGGCAGCCACCACAAGCCGAAAGCCGGTGACCACTGTCAGAACTTTGAGGAGATCGCGAGGAAACACGAAATGAACCAATACTGTTTGACGGGCTTGCTTTTGGTCCTAGGAGTAGTCCTACATGTTGAGTGGACAACAGCCAAACCTCAGGCGAAAAAGACGGATCAGCTGCGTACGTAAATCAAAATGGACTTAAagataaattttgtttttctaatcTTTTTCCTAATAATTACCTTATGCATATATTTTCGTTAGATTAAACTTTAATCTATATGGGGatcgtaaaataaaataatattgttgcTTCGTCCTTTCAGCATCTTTTCTTAAGGTATGCCATCGCAATGCACCCGACCTAGACACTTGCGCTCGAGAATCTTATGAAGCACTGCGTCCACGGCTTATGGAGGGTATTCCTGAGCTGTATATACCGGCCATGGAGCCACTGGTTGTTCCGCAGGTCAAGATGGACCAGGACTCCGGGGCCATCTACTTGCACTCGGTGTACAGAAACGTCAAAGTCACAGGAATCTCGAAGCACACGGTCAATGAGCTGCGTCTGGAGCCTTCAAAACTAAAGTTCATTGTGTCTCTGACCTTCCCAAAGCTGCATATGGAATCGGACTACAGCATTAAGGTCAGTAGAGAAGTATGAAATCTGACTGTTCGAAAATCTAAACTAAACTAGCTTAATTAAAACTGTTCTATTCTTTTAGGGAAAAATTATGATGATGCCACTTCTGGGCGATGGCCACTGCAATGTGGATCTGGGTAAGCTAAATGATCCAGACctttgatatatgtatgttcattGGTAATAATACTGCAGTTAACATCACCATGCGAACTGAGCTGATTGGACAGGAATACAAAAAGAATGGGGCCAACTTTTTGAAGATCAACACTGTGACGGTCAAGTACGAGCTATCTGATGTCCACATTCATCTGGATAACCTTTTCAACGGGGACAAGGCATTGGGCGATCGCATGAACGAGTTCCTCAACGAGAACTGGAAGGCTCTGGCCGATGAAGTGCGTCCGTTGATGACCAAGGCGCTGGTGGATATTTTGAGGGCCTCCGTGGATAAATTGTTTGCTTCCTTTAGCTACGATGATCTGCTGCCCAAGTAATACATCGAGTGAagcatatttttttgtttatcttaaAGATTTAATCGTAGTACAAACAGTAGCCTACGGAATGAGCAcacaattaaaagtgaaataaattataaatataatacaaaaacgGCGGACGTGGTCCTGCAGATCACTAAACCAGCCAAAGTTTGGTGGGCATCTTGGAGAAGACATTGTTCCACAGTCCATGAAAGATGTCCGCCAGTCCCAGTTCCAAGTCTGGACGCAGCTCCGCTATCACCTCCTTGCCGTTTTGATTGAGAAAGGAGTTAATCGATGCCGCGAGAATTTCGTTTCCGTTGAAGAGATTCTTTAGGTGGATTCTCATGGCGCCTACATCGAAGCCCACCTTCATTTCATCAATATGGATGATCTCGTCGCCCGTGCGGGTCTCGTTCCGCAGAGAGATCCTTGTGTACACGGTTGTGTGTACGTTCTTCAGCGCCATAGCCACGTCTCCATTGCCCACCAGAGGCAAAAGTAGGATATTTCCCTTGAGGTTGTACTTGGCCCGGATTCTAAGCCTTGGTAGCTCCAGCTCGAAGTTTAGCAGGCGCCGCTCAAGATCCAAGCTAAACAGGAGTGGAGAAAAATGATTGTTCGTGTTAtatagttaaatttaaatcaattttttaaCTTATTACCTGGCCCGTCGCACAGTCGCGTTAGACGGTCCCCGGATGACCAGGTCCTGAAACCCTCCGGAGAGCACCAGGTTGCCACTGCCCTTGGACACCGACACCTGGTCAATGTTTAGGGGCTCGAAACTCTTTACCCCGATCTCCGGAATTCCGGCGGCTAGTGCCGGAAAGCATCCCTCGAAGAGTTGCCGAAAGCACTTGTCCTCATTGGGATTAGAGCGTTTGCACGTCTGCAGCCAAGGGGCTGGGGGGACAAGGATTGGattatacatttgtttttctaaGTGTGGGCTTAAGTTTTTTATCTGATCCTTAATTACAGACTCATCGTGAAAGCGGTCGAATtcatattttagtttttgaaatttttcttCGTTACTTAAATATTAGAGTTGATCACTACATGTATTAGGTCTGTCGGCCAACGTTACTTACGCCTCTCCTGCAACGGCAGTTTGTCGTTAACAATTTCGCGagtatacgccccgtgggAGCCTGGTAGCAGGCAGATAGAACCGAAAACGCTCAAGCTGACGGCCAACTTCCAGTATGATGTGCTAACCATGTTTACGGGCAATCGAAACTAAAGCAAGGGGTATCCTTTGGTTTGGAACTTTAATCCGTGGCGTGAAATCCGCTATCCGTTGAGCGCGACCGTTGGCGACGATGGCTCGAGACCAAGTGCCGGGATAGCCAAGAGAAAAGTCGAACGAAACCATCGAAGCCCATGATGGCCAACAATAGTTGTTTTTTCGTGTGCTGCTTTTGCGGCCAGTTTTACATACACTTTTTTTCCCGCACTGGCGTTACGAATTCCGCAATTTCAGTACTACTCGTTTGCCCGCCTGCCAAGTGACCACGGGAAAAAAGTAGATGAAAAGGTTTTAAAAGCAACGAACTTTAAAGGAATAGTTTTTATTGtacattattttgtattgaCAGGCGATAAAGAAATGTACAAGATGTTAAACCAAAAATGTAGCATACGTTTTGGTGTTGAAAAGAATTGTTCTTTCTACAGAATAAGTCACGGATGTTACTTGTAACGACGCTAATTTATAAAGGTAAAAAGTTGTGGACAAAAGAAAgctatttaattatatttaaagccCAATGTGTGAACGATTAACTTTGTAAAAGCCACTCAACCCGTTCAGCTTCATCGGCATTAATTACTGCAGGTACCATGCCAACTTTCCCAAGTGTAGTGCACATGAAGCTCCACCACTTGACCGAATATTTGGgatgttttatttgttgtattgaTATTTGTGCTTTTATGTTGCCTTAAATTTTACTTTCGTTTGCCGCGTAAACGCCACCGATTCCCAg is a window encoding:
- the LOC122622527 gene encoding protein mini spindles isoform X6 produces the protein MAEDTEYKKLPVEERCVHKLWKARVDGYEEAAKIFRELDDEKSPEWSKFAGLIKKMVVDSNALAQEKGLEAALIFVENSGLAGRTVGDVMTGIVQKCIAAPKTKTKELSVQVALMYVEIEKQDAVVEELVKGMEAKNPKIVSACVAATTLALREFGHKVIGVKPLIKKLAPLMSDRDKAVRDEGKQLAVEIYRWIGAAMKAQISTLPQVTLKELEDEFDKLKGERVEPSRYLKSQQEKQAKIADAAATEDAYNEEDGEAGVEEIDPMDLLDPVDILSKMPKDFYDKLEEKKWTLRKESLEVLEKLLTDHPKLENGEYGTLVSALKKVITKDSNVVLVAMAGKCLALLAKGLAKRFSNYASACVPSLLEKFKEKKPNVVTALREAIDAVYASTSLEAQQESIVESLANKNPSVKSETALFLARALTRTQPTALNKKLLKLLTTSLVKTLNEPDPTVRDSSAEALGTLMKLMGDKAVTPLLADVDPLKMAKIKECHDKAEIKIKVAGPKKEARPASAPTAKAAAPAKGGSVDPKPVARPATTGARKVLKKPAAVGGGGATSAPAAASKAGGKPLATERELTPEDLQEKSEEILPSDILNGLVDSNWKNRLAAVEQLLGEITGFDAKQAGISQILIRTISGRKPGLKEMNFQVLKFKLDIIRSVAENYPLTTTTVDLVINEITEKLADAKNGAAAADVLSAFAEATKLEYVVGKVLSFAFEQKSPKVQSEAFNWVGKSITEFGFQLQPKTLIEDVRKGVQSTNPTVRASAIQLVGTMSMYMGKALMMFFDSEKPALKSQIQVEFDKNVGEKPPKPVRGVQRSSGGSGDNSPDNEDDDGGAAGEEEPINMADLLPRVDIAPQITEALLKEMSDKDWKTRNEGLTKLQALISEARLIKPSIGDLAPALAHRLVDSNAKIAQTTLAICEQLATAMGAGCRNHVRTLFPGFLHALGDNKSFVRAAALNCINSFGEKGGYKEFFESEMIADALKGGSPALKTELWAWLADKLPGLPPKSVSKEDLHSMVPHLYAHICDRNAEVRKNANEAVLGIMIHLGFEAMNRALDKQKPASKKDILAALEKARPNLPVKPLPKGKQQAPIPEEPKPKTVRGGGAGGAPGIQKSASSRAAGGQDKPAPARKKDEDIDTSPLLCANSAKNQRLLDEQKMKVLKWTFVTPREEFTELLRDQMMTANVNKALIANMFHDDFRYHLKVIEQLSEDLAGNSKALVCNLDLILKWLTLRFYDTNPSVLIKGLEYLVQVFQVLIDEEYILAENEGSCFVPHLLLKIGDPKDAVRNGVRRVLRQVILVFPFVKVFGYVMEGLKSKNARQRTECLDELTFLIESYGMNICPQAAVREIARQISDRDNSVRNAALNCIVQVFFLSGEKTYKMIGHLNEKDLSMLDERIKRAKKTKKPTPPPSVDVPASGRPTAPQRHDSIEIEDAEVGNGCDELPPPDEDGLASALYTRGLETGVIIMSLLGFQ
- the LOC122621379 gene encoding methyltransferase-like protein 23, whose translation is MRFHMKSGSEDNDIVAATATAEHIRKFVFSGSPAERLEIKIPELLQGAYSFYTWPCAPILAHFLWERRQTLAGKRILELGSGTALPGILAAKCRAQVVLTDNCILPKSLAHIRKSCQANQLQPGVDIDVVGLSWGLLLNSVFRLPPLDLIIAADCFYDPSVFEDIVVTVAFLLERNAGAKFIFTYQERSADWSIEALLKKWKLQALPISMDDIGKESGVDLLEFMGGHTIHLLEITRVESDGTINNT
- the LOC122622527 gene encoding protein mini spindles isoform X5, producing MAEDTEYKKLPVEERCVHKLWKARVDGYEEAAKIFRELDDEKSPEWSKFAGLIKKMVVDSNALAQEKGLEAALIFVENSGLAGRTVGDVMTGIVQKCIAAPKTKTKELSVQVALMYVEIEKQDAVVEELVKGMEAKNPKIVSACVAATTLALREFGHKVIGVKPLIKKLAPLMSDRDKAVRDEGKQLAVEIYRWIGAAMKAQISTLPQVTLKELEDEFDKLKGERVEPSRYLKSQQEKQAKIADAAATEDAYNEEDGEAGVEEIDPMDLLDPVDILSKMPKDFYDKLEEKKWTLRKESLEVLEKLLTDHPKLENGEYGTLVSALKKVITKDSNVVLVAMAGKCLALLAKGLAKRFSNYASACVPSLLEKFKEKKPNVVTALREAIDAVYASTSLEAQQESIVESLANKNPSVKSETALFLARALTRTQPTALNKKLLKLLTTSLVKTLNEPDPTVRDSSAEALGTLMKLMGDKAVTPLLADVDPLKMAKIKECHDKAEIKIKVAGPKKEARPASAPTAKAAAPAKGGSVDPKPVARPATTGARKVLKKPAAVGGGGATSAPAAASKAGGKPLATERELTPEDLQEKSEEILPSDILNGLVDSNWKNRLAAVEQLLGEITGFDAKQAGISQILIRTISGRKPGLKEMNFQVLKFKLDIIRSVAENYPLTTTTVDLVINEITEKLADAKNGAAAADVLSAFAEATKLEYVVGKVLSFAFEQKSPKVQSEAFNWVGKSITEFGFQLQPKTLIEDVRKGVQSTNPTVRASAIQLVGTMSMYMGKALMMFFDSEKPALKSQIQVEFDKNVGEKPPKPVRGVQRSSGGSGDNSPDNEDDDGGAAGEEEPINMADLLPRVDIAPQITEALLKEMSDKDWKTRNEGLTKLQALISEARLIKPSIGDLAPALAHRLVDSNAKIAQTTLAICEQLATAMGAGCRNHVRTLFPGFLHALGDNKSFVRAAALNCINSFGEKGGYKEFFESEMIADALKGGSPALKTELWAWLADKLPGLPPKSVSKEDLHSMVPHLYAHICDRNAEVRKNANEAVLGIMIHLGFEAMNRALDKQKPASKKDILAALEKARPNLPVKPLPKGKQQAPIPEEPKPKTVRGGGAGGAPGIQKSASSRAAGGQDKPAPARKKDEDIDTSPLLCANSAKNQRLLDEQKMKVLKWTFVTPREEFTELLRDQMMTANVNKALIANMFHDDFRYHLKVIEQLSEDLAGNSKALVCNLDLILKWLTLRFYDTNPSVLIKGLEYLVQVFQVLIDEEYILAENEGSCFVPHLLLKIGDPKDAVRNGVRRVLRQVILVFPFVKVFGYVMEGLKSKNARQRTECLDELTFLIESYGMNICPQAAVREIARQISDRDNSVRNAALNCIVQVFFLSGEKTYKMIGHLNEKDLSMLDERIKRAKKTKKPTPPPSVDVPASGRPTAPQRHDSIEIEDAEVGNGCDELPPPDEDGRIYLLSLASALYTRGLETGVIIMSLLGFQ